The nucleotide sequence TTACGGGATGTTGATGTACGCCCCCAACTGACTCGACGACAAGAGTTGGTCTTGCAGCAGCTATTGGATGGTCGGTCCAACAAAGAAATTAGCCAAAGTCTCAGTGTGTCCGAAGAAACCGTAAAGACCCATGTAGCAGCAATTTTGCGGCATTTTGACGTGCAAAACAGGACACAAGCCGTTGTGGCAGCAGCTCGTTCCGGATACGCATCTCTTTCGGGTGACTCATCCTGGGTCAGCCTTCCCCACTAATGGGCGCTCTGCGAAACCGGCAACAGATGTCGCATCAAGCTGCGTAGCTTAGCTGGCCGTACCGGTTTGTGGAGCAGGGTCAGCCCCGCATCTTTGGCTTTTTCCATCAACGCCGCATCCGTGTCGCCACTCATCAGGCAGGCTGGTATTTCGCGCCCGGCTAGTGCACGGAGACCTGCGATGAGCCTTAGACCATCGACATCATCGCCAAGTCGGTAGTCGCTGACCACTAAATCTACGCGATGACCGCGCAACAGCAATTCCGTAGCCTGCGCAGAAGAAGCCGCAGCCAGGACCTCGCAGCCCCAGGAGTCCAGTAAGTCACGCATTGCTTCCAGTGAGAGGATATCGTCTTCAACGACCAAGACTTTCACGCCAGCCAGCGAGACCAAGGCGGGAAGCCCTGCCGAAGAAGACACGACATCCGGTGCCACCACCAGAGGGACGGTGAGCGAGAAGCGTGTTCCACACCCCAAGCTAGAGCGCAATGCAATGCCAATCCCTAACAACGCCGCTGTGCGTTCCACAATATTTAGGCCCAGACCTTGTCCGTTGCTGTGCTCTCTGTCCGCGTTTCCAAGCTGCACAAACTCTTGGAATACCCGGGTGTGATCGGTCTGCGCAATTCCAATACCGCTGTCCAGCACATCGATCCGCAAGCTCCGACCTTGCTCTACCAAGCGGCCGCATAACAGGACTGTTCCACGCTCCGTGTAGCGTAGTGCATTGTGGACAAGGTTCATGACCATCCGCTGGAGCAACACGGGGTCACTGTGTACCCACACAGAGCATGGCCGAATCCGCAAATACAACCCTTTGTCTACAGCGACCTGCCCCAGTGAAGTACGCACAGACGTAAAGAGCTCGCTCACACTCAGGGGCCGCATCTGAACCTGAACCACTCCTGCATCCAAACGGGACAAATCCAACAACCCATCCAAAAAATCTTGCATGGCCTGCACCGAGGCCTCGAGTCGCCCCACCAACTGCGAGGCATCTGCGGGAAGTTCAATTTGGCGTAAGCGCGCAATGAACATTCCCAAAGCGTGGGTAGGCTGTCGCAAATCGTGGCTCGCAGCAGCAAGAAACTTGGACTTGGCTTGGGTTGCCAATTCGGCCTCTTCTTTCTTTTGCCTTAGCTCTTGGGTGGCGCTCACAATGCGCTGCTCTAGTTCATCTCGACCCCATGTCAAACGCATGGCCATTTGATTCAGGCCGTCTTGCAACTCTTGGAGCGGGTCATGTGCACGAACGTTCGCGCGCCCAGAGAAATCGCCTTGGCCAATACGCTCGATTCGCCGTGATACGTTCAATATCGGTTGAACGACCCGCTCCCCCAGTCGAGCAGCAAAGAACCCCCCCAGAAAAACTCCAATCACCCCAACCGCCAGGGACACCAGCAATACGTTACGCTCCCGTGCTGCGAGCGCACTGCGAGAAACCTCTAAGACCGCGTATCCGAGCAACTTCGGCGTCGACACCTTGGGCTCTCTTCGGTCTGCAAACATATCATCCAGTTGAATATTGACCGCATAGATAGGCTCGGCAACCACATCTCGATCAGCTTTCCTCACCACAACCCCGAACTCGGTTTGACGCAATTGGGCTGCATCTAGCGGCGTGAAGGCTCCTGCGCTGACCAGTAGCTGAGCGTCAACGTCATAGACACGAACAGACTTCACATCCGCTTCAAGCTTTACGGCGCTAGCGGCACTTTGCAAACTTGCTCGATTGCCCGAAAAGAGCCCAAACTCGCTGGCCATGGACACTTGCCGCAGAAGCAGCTTGGCTCTTTGTGCATGCGCTTCGCCCAACTCACCGACCCGGCTAAACGAGAAAGCACCCACAACAAAAGAAACGACTAACAGTACCGGCAACACCGCGGCCACCAGCATGCGTCTGCGCATTTCACGCAACTTCATGGCTTGCGCTCCAATCGTTTTAAGCGCTCGGACAGCTGAGCAGCATCCAACGTCAACCCTAGCGAGCGCGCGACATGTTCGTTAACACCTACCGTGTACTCCTGTAAGTATTGGCCATGGGATAGGTTCGCCCCTCCCAAAACACTGCGCGCCAAAGCGCCAGCTTGAAACCCTATTTGCTCGGGCGTGCTGTACAAAGACAAAAGTGCGCCAGCTTTTACATATGCTTGGGAGAACGCAAGCACAGGTATCTGGGCCCGGTACGTTGCCAACAATATATTGGGTAGGGTCGCACTATTGAAAACACTGGGGTCAGCAATGGCCAATAGCACTTGGGCATCATCCGTTATGGTCCTAAGCCCCTGCGCCAGTGAGCCATCTGGTGCGGCACGCCCGACCACAAGGTCCATGCCGCGACTCTGCGCACTAGCCGCAAGTGCCAACTGGTTGCCAGCAGACCCATTGCCCCAAATCACTCCAACTCTCTTGGCATGCGGTAGTGCCAAATGCAAGAGATCTAGTTGCCGCCCAAACGGCTGATCCAAATACAAAGCATACACAGGCGCTTGGGGCTTACGAATCGGCTCTTTGACTAGGCTTTCAAAACTACCCCGCGGAATCAGAGTAGCCAACACGGGAACTCGCACATCGCGAACCAAGGTTTTCGCCAAGGCTTCGCTTCCAAGGGTAATGATGAGCTTACCGCTATTCAGCACGCTGGGATCTATGGTCCCGGGATCACTCAAGTAAGCGACTACCACCTCACTGCGGGCAACCCCACCGTTTTCAAGCTCTGCCGTGATAGCTGCAACAGTTGCCTCGTACTGGGTACTTCGGTCACTACAGACCACCCAAACGACCGAAGCTGCATGGGCAGCCTGACTGGCAACCAAGCACCCTAACAGCATTAGCAACCCACTGCACGCCCATCGAAACCAATGCATGTGCTTAGCCCTAATGCTCATAGCGCACTGAAACGAATAGCCGTTGGTCAAAGAAAAACTTTCTATTGCCATCTCGGTAAGGTACATCTGCATTTTGCAGAGTCAGTGCGAACTCCGTGCCATGACCTTCGAGCTTCATTCGGTGGGCCAAGCGCAGATCCGTTCGCCCGACCGAGAAAAGCTCTCTGTTGCTGGCCATCAACGCAGTTTCCTCAGCGCGCTGATGCATCAGCGTGACGCTAGTACCAGTCTTAAAGGTATGCATGAACGCGAGCGATGCTGCATATTTGGGCGCACTCTGATTCGTACGAAAGGCCGTCGCGTCGTCTATAGATCGCGTCGCCTTGATGTCTGTCCATGTCTGGCTAAAGAACACACGCGTTGCATTGGCTGGCTTCCACGCCACTTGGTGCTCAAGCCCATTTATTTCAAAGTCTTCGCTATTGAGATAGTCCTGTGGGGAAGCGTTGTTGTGGGCAATGCCATCCACAATGCGTTCTTTAAACACCCGCACATCACCCGTCATCCCGAGCTCTGGCACATTGACTAGGTAGCCTAACTCGCGCGACTCCACGCGCTCTGGCCTTAGCCCGCCGTTGCTTTTAACGTAGTACTGGGTGGGATTGCCTCCATTGACATCGTAGTAGCGCGTTGCAGCATAATTTTCATACGCACTAGGAGGCCGGTATGCCGTCGACAAGCCCATACGCCACGTTTGACGCTCGGTGAGATGCCAGTTCAGCATCAAGCGTGGGGCTAAAGTGAACCCAGCGATGGAGCTACGTTCTGCCATAGCGCCAGCGTTGAGAATCCAGTCTTTGGACAAGCGCAATTCCGTGTTGCCAAACAAGCGAATGAAATCTGTACTCACCTGCCCCACGGTGTCAAAGCTAGAGGTAGACGCCAGCCGCTCCCGCCTAGCTTCTACCCCCCAAACCGTGCGAAAAAAATCGGTGTGCTGCCGCGTATCTTGAAGTGATATCGCATCGTTGTACTCGCTTGAGTTTGCACTGATGCCTGCACCAAAGTAGGGCCCGGGGGTTTGGTACGGGAAACTATCCACAACCGAATGCTCAGTGTGTGACGCACTCAACAACACATCGTGGTCTTCTCCCAAGCTGTTCCGAATGTCTGCTTGAATGTATCGAGAACCCAAGTAGCGCATGTGCGCGCTATTTCCCTCAATGTCCCCCACTACGCCACGGCCAGCGTTGATATCCAAGGCTCCCGCACGAAACAGCAATTCATTACCGCCCCCCAGCATCAGGTGAGCGGCATAGTTCACTCGGTCAATCTGATTCGCGCCATACGCACCGCGCAAGCCATAGTCTCCACGCTTATCTACCGACAAGCGCTGCGCTTCACTGCCTTGCCCCCATGACAGACGTGCGCCAGTGTCTTTGATTCCGTTCTCTCCAATATTGGCATACACCACAGGTCCGGATAACTCACGCACATCGCGAGAAACAATGTTAACGACGCCCAAAAATGCCCTAGCCCCATATGCTGCAGAGTTGGACCCACGCAGCACCTCAATGCGTTCGATGTCTTCGATCGCAAGGGTTTGCCAGCCCATGCCCGCAGAGCCTTGCAAATGCCCCGCGTAGACGGAGCGGCCATCCACCAACACCTGAATTCGATTGGCCCAGTCGTCTGTTCGCCCGTGGTACGTTGCCATAGGCGCATCAGTTTCGAAACTGGTGGTCGTCTGAAAACCAGGCACCAAACGCAGCACATCAACCACATCACGCGCGCCCGACATGCGAATGAAGTTACGGTCTAATACCGTGACTGCCCCGGGAGTTTCATCCAAGCGCTGCGCCAAGCGCGAAACGCTCAACACAATCGGCATCTCCGCCCAATATTCTTGCTCACCCAACCCGACCTCCGGGCTAGCAATTTGTGCATGCAGCATCGATATAGGCCACAAGACCATCAAAGAAATCAGCTTTTTTTGCATGAGGTAAGAATGCGAAACATTGCTTTCGCTAAGAGTTCGCAACGTCGAAAGATCCCAAAAAGCACTCGCCTAGCGAACGGTAGACAATAGTATCCATGCAGAACCGCTTCAGCCACCGTATCGTCCCCATTTTGGATCAACGCAACATCCAAATAGGGGTCCACAACGCCAGATCGCCTCTTGCCAACACAGATCCCTCGCAGGCAACCCTGCTCGACGCCTTAGAGCGCCCCATGCGCGACTTGCGCATCAGTGTCACAGACCGATGCAATTTCCGCTGCAGCTACTGCATGCCTAAAGAAGTGTTCAATTCAGACTACACGTACTTGCCACACCAAGCACTACTCACGTTTGAAGAGATAACCCGCTTGTCAAAGCAGTTTGTAAGCCTCGGTGTGCGCAAAATTCGGCTAACAGGGGGAGAGCCCTTGCTGCGCAAAAATATCGAATCCTTGATTGCGCAGTTGGCAACTTTGAGAACGCCCAATGGTGAACCTTTGGACATCACGCTTACGACCAACGGCTCCCTGCTTGCGCGTAAGGCCTTTGCACTGCGTCAAGCGGGGCTCAAGCGCATTACTGTGAGCCTAGATGGGCTGGATGACTACGTGTTTCGCCAGATGAATCAGGTGGACTACCCCGTATCGGACGTATTGCAAGGCATAGCGGCAGCGCGAGACGTTGGATTTACGTCAATCAAGGTCAATATGGTGGTGAAACGTGGAACCAATGAACATGAAATTCTGCCTATGGCTCGCCATTTTCGGGGAACAGGGGCTACCTTAAGGTTCATTGAATACATGGACGTAGGCGCCACCAATGGTTGGCGAATGGATGAGGTTTTTCCTTCGCAAAAAGTCATGGAAACGCTACGCAGCGAGTTTGAACTGGTTCAGCTAGCGGCCCATGTGCAAGGGGAAACCGCTCAGCGCTGGGGCTACGCCGATTCGCGAGGTGTTCATGATCCCGCCCTTGGCGAAATTGGCCTGATCAGCAGCGTGACACAAGCCTTCTGCAGTGACTGCTCGCGCGCACGCCTTACCACCGAAGGAAAGCTTTTTCTCTGCCTCTTTGCAAGCCAAGGCCATGACCTAAAGACACTGTTGAGATCTGGCGCCAACGACGACCAGCTCGCAAACGCAATCGCGTCGATATGGGAACATCGGTCCGACCGGTATTCAGCGCTCCGCGCCTCAGGAACAGCCGCGGATGCACCATCACCATCTCGCGCTGAAATGAGCTACATCGGTGGCTGACGTCGAAATGCGTTCCATATCGGCCAATGGCGTGTGTGCCGTGGTCTTGGCAGGTGGACAAGCCACCCGCATGGGTAATCTAGACAAGGGTCTGCAAGAGTACCAAGGAAGTCCTCTTGCGGTATGGGTCGCGCAACGGCTGGCCCTGCAAACCACAGGGTGTCCGGATTACATAGCCATTAATGCCAATCGCAACGTCGCTGAGTACGCCACATATGGCTACCCAGTCTGGGCTGACTCAGCGCCTCAATGCATGGGGCCACTCGAGGGATTCGATACAGCGTTGACCAACGCAAAAGCATTTGCCCTGACAAGTCAGCATGTGCTGACAGTGCCTTGCGACACCCCCGAGTTTCCCTCCAGTCTGCTAGAAAGACTCATGCAAGCATTGGATAGGAGCCCGGCACAAGTAGCCTTCGCGGTATCTGTACATCAGGCGGATGACGGAACTTCAGTCCGCAGACTACAACCCACGTTTTGCCTTATGCACATTTCAGTGCACTTGCGACTACACGCGTATTTGCAATCAGGTGGACGAAAAGTCACCGAGTGGCTAAGGTTGGAAAATGCCGTAGAAGCCCTTTTCGAATGCAAAGGACAGAACGCAGACAGCTTTGCCAATGCGAATACCCTAGCGGAGCTTGAAGCAATCGCCCAAAGGCAGCGTTTGCTCCGCCAAACCAACTAACTTGGTGGCTCAGGTCACTTCCGCAAAGGCGTCTTCGGTACGTGGCCCTGGCGCGTGTTTTCTGGCAAAAAGTGTGTAGATGGTGGGGACTACAAAAATAGTCAGGAAGGTGCCTACCGTCATACCCCCAACGATCACCCAGCCAATTTGCTGGCGGCTTTCTGCACCAGCACCTTTGGCAATCGCTAAGGGCACAGCCCCCAGCACCATGGCGCCAGTAGTCATCAGAATCGGGCGCAAACGCTGCGCAGCAGATTGTTTGATGGCAAGCATTGTCTCCATGCCTTGCTCTCTGAGCTGATTGGCAAACTCAACAATCAAAATCCCGTGCTTGGTAATCAGGCCAACCAGCGTAATCAAACCAATCTGGCTATACACATTCAAGGACCCCCCCGACCACTTCAAAGCCAGCAGAGCACCGGCCATCGAAAGCGGCACGCTCAGCATAATGACCAACGGATCCACAAAGCTTTCAAACTGGGCTGACAGCACCAAGAAGA is from Rhodoferax aquaticus and encodes:
- the moaA gene encoding GTP 3',8-cyclase MoaA, translated to MQNRFSHRIVPILDQRNIQIGVHNARSPLANTDPSQATLLDALERPMRDLRISVTDRCNFRCSYCMPKEVFNSDYTYLPHQALLTFEEITRLSKQFVSLGVRKIRLTGGEPLLRKNIESLIAQLATLRTPNGEPLDITLTTNGSLLARKAFALRQAGLKRITVSLDGLDDYVFRQMNQVDYPVSDVLQGIAAARDVGFTSIKVNMVVKRGTNEHEILPMARHFRGTGATLRFIEYMDVGATNGWRMDEVFPSQKVMETLRSEFELVQLAAHVQGETAQRWGYADSRGVHDPALGEIGLISSVTQAFCSDCSRARLTTEGKLFLCLFASQGHDLKTLLRSGANDDQLANAIASIWEHRSDRYSALRASGTAADAPSPSRAEMSYIGG
- a CDS encoding TonB-dependent receptor plug domain-containing protein, which produces MQKKLISLMVLWPISMLHAQIASPEVGLGEQEYWAEMPIVLSVSRLAQRLDETPGAVTVLDRNFIRMSGARDVVDVLRLVPGFQTTTSFETDAPMATYHGRTDDWANRIQVLVDGRSVYAGHLQGSAGMGWQTLAIEDIERIEVLRGSNSAAYGARAFLGVVNIVSRDVRELSGPVVYANIGENGIKDTGARLSWGQGSEAQRLSVDKRGDYGLRGAYGANQIDRVNYAAHLMLGGGNELLFRAGALDINAGRGVVGDIEGNSAHMRYLGSRYIQADIRNSLGEDHDVLLSASHTEHSVVDSFPYQTPGPYFGAGISANSSEYNDAISLQDTRQHTDFFRTVWGVEARRERLASTSSFDTVGQVSTDFIRLFGNTELRLSKDWILNAGAMAERSSIAGFTLAPRLMLNWHLTERQTWRMGLSTAYRPPSAYENYAATRYYDVNGGNPTQYYVKSNGGLRPERVESRELGYLVNVPELGMTGDVRVFKERIVDGIAHNNASPQDYLNSEDFEINGLEHQVAWKPANATRVFFSQTWTDIKATRSIDDATAFRTNQSAPKYAASLAFMHTFKTGTSVTLMHQRAEETALMASNRELFSVGRTDLRLAHRMKLEGHGTEFALTLQNADVPYRDGNRKFFFDQRLFVSVRYEH
- a CDS encoding ABC transporter substrate-binding protein codes for the protein MHWFRWACSGLLMLLGCLVASQAAHAASVVWVVCSDRSTQYEATVAAITAELENGGVARSEVVVAYLSDPGTIDPSVLNSGKLIITLGSEALAKTLVRDVRVPVLATLIPRGSFESLVKEPIRKPQAPVYALYLDQPFGRQLDLLHLALPHAKRVGVIWGNGSAGNQLALAASAQSRGMDLVVGRAAPDGSLAQGLRTITDDAQVLLAIADPSVFNSATLPNILLATYRAQIPVLAFSQAYVKAGALLSLYSTPEQIGFQAGALARSVLGGANLSHGQYLQEYTVGVNEHVARSLGLTLDAAQLSERLKRLERKP
- the mobA gene encoding molybdenum cofactor guanylyltransferase MobA, which translates into the protein MADVEMRSISANGVCAVVLAGGQATRMGNLDKGLQEYQGSPLAVWVAQRLALQTTGCPDYIAINANRNVAEYATYGYPVWADSAPQCMGPLEGFDTALTNAKAFALTSQHVLTVPCDTPEFPSSLLERLMQALDRSPAQVAFAVSVHQADDGTSVRRLQPTFCLMHISVHLRLHAYLQSGGRKVTEWLRLENAVEALFECKGQNADSFANANTLAELEAIAQRQRLLRQTN
- a CDS encoding hybrid sensor histidine kinase/response regulator produces the protein MKLREMRRRMLVAAVLPVLLVVSFVVGAFSFSRVGELGEAHAQRAKLLLRQVSMASEFGLFSGNRASLQSAASAVKLEADVKSVRVYDVDAQLLVSAGAFTPLDAAQLRQTEFGVVVRKADRDVVAEPIYAVNIQLDDMFADRREPKVSTPKLLGYAVLEVSRSALAARERNVLLVSLAVGVIGVFLGGFFAARLGERVVQPILNVSRRIERIGQGDFSGRANVRAHDPLQELQDGLNQMAMRLTWGRDELEQRIVSATQELRQKKEEAELATQAKSKFLAAASHDLRQPTHALGMFIARLRQIELPADASQLVGRLEASVQAMQDFLDGLLDLSRLDAGVVQVQMRPLSVSELFTSVRTSLGQVAVDKGLYLRIRPCSVWVHSDPVLLQRMVMNLVHNALRYTERGTVLLCGRLVEQGRSLRIDVLDSGIGIAQTDHTRVFQEFVQLGNADREHSNGQGLGLNIVERTAALLGIGIALRSSLGCGTRFSLTVPLVVAPDVVSSSAGLPALVSLAGVKVLVVEDDILSLEAMRDLLDSWGCEVLAAASSAQATELLLRGHRVDLVVSDYRLGDDVDGLRLIAGLRALAGREIPACLMSGDTDAALMEKAKDAGLTLLHKPVRPAKLRSLMRHLLPVSQSAH